In a genomic window of Virgibacillus sp. SK37:
- the hemY gene encoding protoporphyrinogen oxidase: protein MSDTKTIVIVGGGITGLSAAYYLQKEIKEKNLPYKLKLVEASDRLGGKIKTTQKNGFTIERGPDSFLSRKQPAVKLAEELGLSEELVRNGTGQSYILVGKKLHKMPSGAFMGIPTQVKPFLFSGMFTVKGKLRAGMDLVLPTGKDVSDQSLGGFFRHRFGDELVENLIEPLLSGIYAGDIDKMSLMATFPNFYETQQKHRSLIKGLQKTMPKSKKSTGKKPGMFFSFKNGLGTFVRAIEQKLDSEVVSLNTAVDHIEKKEHGYHLLLSNGEAVKADAVIMASPHYTLPKVFSQYDLFNDFNQMPSTSVANVAMAFDQSAIKKDIDGTGFVVSRNSDYRITACTWTHKKWPMTTPEGKALVRCYVGKPGDQEVVDLSDEEITEIVLKDLNKTMNITAKPEFSVISRWKNAMPQYTVGHKERVAKVRNEMHHLLPGVFLAGSSFEGIGVPDCIEQGENAVAEALAFLKE from the coding sequence ATGAGCGATACCAAAACAATTGTAATCGTGGGCGGTGGAATCACAGGACTCTCAGCAGCTTATTATTTACAAAAAGAAATAAAGGAAAAAAACCTGCCATATAAGCTGAAACTGGTAGAAGCTAGTGATCGACTTGGTGGGAAAATAAAAACAACCCAGAAGAATGGTTTTACAATCGAACGGGGACCGGATTCATTCCTTTCAAGAAAGCAACCTGCGGTAAAACTAGCGGAAGAGCTAGGCCTAAGTGAAGAGTTGGTTAGAAATGGAACAGGTCAATCCTATATTTTGGTAGGGAAAAAACTTCATAAAATGCCCTCAGGTGCCTTTATGGGTATTCCTACACAGGTCAAACCGTTCCTGTTTTCCGGAATGTTTACAGTGAAAGGAAAGCTTCGTGCAGGAATGGATTTGGTTTTGCCTACAGGTAAAGATGTAAGTGATCAATCACTTGGCGGCTTTTTCCGTCATCGGTTTGGCGATGAGCTTGTTGAGAATCTAATCGAACCGTTGTTATCCGGTATTTATGCAGGTGACATCGATAAAATGAGTCTCATGGCCACATTCCCTAATTTTTACGAAACCCAGCAAAAGCATCGCAGTCTAATTAAAGGTCTCCAGAAGACAATGCCCAAGTCTAAAAAGTCTACTGGTAAAAAGCCTGGGATGTTCTTCTCTTTTAAGAATGGGCTTGGGACCTTTGTTAGAGCTATCGAACAAAAGTTAGATTCAGAAGTGGTTTCTTTAAATACGGCTGTTGACCATATTGAGAAAAAAGAACACGGCTATCACTTACTTTTAAGCAATGGAGAGGCAGTTAAAGCTGATGCAGTTATTATGGCTTCGCCGCATTATACATTGCCAAAAGTATTCAGCCAATATGATTTATTTAATGATTTTAATCAAATGCCATCAACTTCTGTAGCAAATGTAGCAATGGCATTTGATCAATCCGCGATAAAAAAGGATATTGACGGAACGGGTTTTGTCGTATCCCGAAACAGTGATTACCGAATTACTGCGTGTACGTGGACACATAAGAAATGGCCAATGACTACACCTGAGGGAAAAGCCTTGGTCCGTTGCTATGTGGGCAAACCGGGAGATCAGGAGGTTGTCGATCTTTCGGATGAGGAGATTACGGAGATTGTTCTGAAAGATTTAAACAAGACAATGAATATTACTGCAAAGCCCGAATTTAGTGTCATTAGTAGATGGAAAAATGCCATGCCGCAATATACGGTTGGTCATAAAGAGAGAGTGGCAAAGGTACGTAATGAAATGCATCATCTTTTGCCTGGTGTTTTTCTTGCAGGTAGTTCGTTTGAGGGTATTGGAGTGCCTGATTGTATTGAACAAGGTGAGAACGCAGTAGCTGAAGCCCTTGCATTCTTGAAGGAATAA
- the yhfH gene encoding protein YhfH gives MLNVLEFFRNLPKKKCSQCGHDMHEKADCYGNLCDECDHPAR, from the coding sequence ATGTTAAATGTTCTTGAATTCTTTAGAAACCTACCTAAAAAGAAGTGTAGCCAATGCGGTCATGATATGCATGAAAAAGCAGACTGTTATGGGAATTTATGTGACGAATGTGATCATCCAGCAAGATAA
- a CDS encoding MBL fold metallo-hydrolase codes for MKLTVIGYWGGYPAADGATSAYLLEKDGFTLLVDAGSGSLSKLQKYISPNELNAVILSHYHHDHVADIGVLQYARLVSYYITGVQEVLPIYAHTEDQKFASLTHEYTKGIEYNPEKPLEVGPFRITFLKTKHPVPCYGMRITDGKSSIVYTADTAYTEEWVPFASNADLLIADCNFYADQDGSNAGHMTSKECGTIADQANVKQLLLSHLPQYRERNQLVTEAKHYYQGSVNLAAEGFIWRNT; via the coding sequence ATGAAGTTAACTGTTATTGGTTATTGGGGAGGCTATCCTGCTGCGGATGGTGCTACGTCTGCATATCTCCTTGAAAAAGATGGGTTTACTCTCCTTGTGGACGCGGGAAGTGGTTCCTTGTCAAAATTACAAAAATACATATCACCAAATGAGCTTAATGCGGTAATCTTGTCTCATTACCATCATGACCATGTTGCAGATATTGGTGTACTACAATATGCGAGGCTTGTATCTTATTATATAACAGGGGTTCAAGAAGTATTACCTATTTATGCGCATACAGAAGATCAAAAATTTGCGAGTTTAACTCATGAATATACGAAAGGGATTGAATACAATCCAGAGAAGCCATTAGAAGTGGGACCATTTCGCATTACTTTTTTAAAAACGAAACATCCTGTACCATGTTATGGAATGCGTATAACAGATGGGAAGTCCTCAATTGTATATACTGCTGACACTGCATATACAGAGGAGTGGGTCCCGTTTGCGAGTAATGCTGATCTATTAATAGCGGACTGTAACTTTTATGCAGATCAGGATGGTTCAAATGCGGGTCATATGACTAGTAAGGAGTGTGGCACGATTGCAGACCAAGCGAACGTGAAACAACTGTTGTTAAGTCATTTACCACAATACAGAGAACGTAATCAATTGGTTACGGAAGCAAAACACTATTATCAAGGTTCTGTGAATCTTGCGGCAGAGGGGTTTATCTGGCGAAATACATAG
- the hemH gene encoding ferrochelatase, which translates to MEKKKLGLLVMAYGTPYKEEDIERYYTHIRRGRKPSEEALEDLKSRYEAIGGISPLAKITEQQAAALEEALNGEQDQYEFKAYIGLKHIEPFIEDAVEEMAKDGIKEAVSIVLAPHFSTFSVKSYNKRANDEAEKHGINIKSIESWYDEPGFIDYWSQQINKEYEKMSAEEREKAVLIVSAHSLPEKILQNGDPYPKQLEETASLIAEQTGIKHIEIGWQSEGNTPDPWLGPDVQDLTRDLFEQKGYTSFVYAPVGFIADHLEVLYDNDYECKVVCDEIGANYYRPEMPNVHPSFIHTLAHVVLKSVKSEVK; encoded by the coding sequence ATGGAAAAGAAAAAGCTAGGCCTATTGGTAATGGCTTACGGAACACCCTATAAAGAAGAAGATATTGAAAGATATTACACACATATTCGTCGTGGAAGAAAACCATCAGAAGAAGCGTTAGAAGACTTGAAAAGCAGATATGAAGCAATTGGCGGGATTTCTCCACTAGCGAAAATTACAGAGCAGCAGGCCGCTGCACTTGAAGAGGCTTTAAATGGAGAGCAGGATCAATATGAATTTAAAGCATATATTGGGTTAAAACATATTGAACCATTTATAGAAGATGCAGTTGAAGAAATGGCTAAGGACGGTATTAAAGAAGCTGTGTCCATAGTATTGGCACCACATTTTTCTACCTTTAGCGTAAAATCCTATAATAAACGAGCAAATGATGAAGCGGAAAAACATGGCATTAATATTAAATCAATCGAAAGCTGGTACGATGAGCCTGGTTTTATTGATTATTGGTCACAACAAATCAATAAAGAATATGAGAAGATGTCAGCAGAAGAGCGCGAAAAGGCTGTATTGATCGTGTCCGCCCATAGTTTACCTGAAAAAATTCTTCAAAATGGTGATCCATATCCTAAACAACTAGAAGAAACAGCGAGTCTTATTGCTGAACAGACTGGTATAAAACATATTGAGATAGGTTGGCAAAGTGAAGGGAATACTCCTGATCCGTGGCTAGGGCCAGATGTCCAAGATTTAACACGAGACCTCTTTGAACAAAAGGGTTACACTTCCTTTGTTTATGCTCCAGTAGGATTTATTGCTGATCACTTGGAAGTATTATATGACAATGATTATGAATGTAAAGTAGTTTGTGATGAAATAGGAGCGAACTATTACCGTCCAGAAATGCCGAATGTTCATCCATCATTTATTCATACACTAGCTCATGTTGTTTTAAAGAGTGTAAAGAGTGAAGTGAAATGA
- a CDS encoding lipoate--protein ligase, with the protein MKFIDNKGITDPSINLALEEYVLQNFGENDTYLLFYVNQPSIIIGRNQNTIEEINTDYVDKHDIKVVRRLSGGGAVYHDEGNLNFSFITKDDGNSFQNFAKFTQPVVEALNKLGVPAELKGRNDLIVNGRKISGNAMFSTKGRMFSHGTLMLDSEIENVVSALKVKKEKIQSKGIKSIRSRVANISEFLDEKVSMQDFKDIILRYIFEVDDVNKVPRYELTEKDWENVKQISKERYQNWDWNYGKSPTFNIQESYKFDAGLVDVRLDVKKGIIENCKIYGDFFGVGEVSVIEERLSGVRHNRQAIEEALADVDVPHYLGRISKEDFINLIY; encoded by the coding sequence ATGAAATTCATTGATAATAAAGGAATTACAGATCCAAGTATTAACTTGGCATTAGAAGAATATGTTTTACAAAATTTCGGGGAAAACGATACATATTTACTTTTTTATGTGAATCAACCTTCCATTATTATTGGGCGTAATCAAAATACTATTGAAGAAATAAATACGGATTATGTGGACAAGCACGATATTAAAGTTGTTCGCAGGCTTTCAGGTGGGGGAGCAGTATATCATGATGAAGGTAATCTAAATTTCAGTTTCATCACGAAAGATGATGGAAACAGCTTCCAAAACTTTGCTAAATTTACTCAACCAGTGGTGGAGGCACTTAATAAACTAGGTGTTCCTGCAGAGCTGAAGGGTCGGAACGATCTTATTGTAAATGGGCGAAAGATTTCAGGAAACGCGATGTTTTCCACAAAAGGCCGTATGTTTAGCCATGGTACATTAATGTTAGATTCTGAAATTGAAAACGTAGTTTCTGCATTAAAAGTTAAGAAAGAAAAGATTCAATCAAAGGGTATAAAATCTATACGCAGTAGAGTTGCGAATATTTCTGAATTTCTTGATGAGAAGGTTTCCATGCAAGATTTTAAAGACATTATTTTGCGTTACATTTTTGAAGTAGATGATGTTAATAAGGTGCCACGCTATGAGCTGACTGAAAAAGACTGGGAAAACGTAAAACAAATTTCTAAAGAACGTTATCAAAACTGGGATTGGAATTATGGAAAATCCCCTACTTTTAATATACAAGAATCATATAAATTTGATGCAGGTCTAGTTGATGTTCGCTTAGATGTCAAAAAAGGTATTATTGAGAATTGTAAAATTTATGGGGACTTTTTTGGTGTTGGAGAAGTGAGCGTAATTGAGGAAAGGCTTTCTGGTGTTCGCCACAACCGCCAAGCAATTGAAGAAGCATTAGCAGACGTGGACGTGCCTCACTATCTGGGGAGAATATCCAAAGAAGACTTTATTAATCTTATCTATTAA
- the pepF gene encoding oligoendopeptidase F has translation MKSGVKSLDRADMAVDETWDLTDLFINHAAWEKELDTIQKEITSVTQYKGKVGESASTLLSCLTDFEEYQKRLVLVATYANLKASADGTDPTNQRDSAKVSAALSAISTKISFVQSELLKLEPIMVENYLRELPALLPYKKMLEDILEKKKHILSPEVEETLAALGVVHDAPYMIYQRSKSADMRFSPITIDDSSELPMSAALYEDKYELSADPSIRRKAYQSFIHTLEQYKNTYAATYATEVSKQVTMSRLRSYESVTDMLLHPQQVTKEMYHQQLNVIQDKLAPHMQRYAKLKKEKLGLDKLHYYDLKAPLDPAFNPETSYDEAKTTILEALQVMGPEYSKIMEDALTNRWVDRANNNGKASGAFCSSPYGVHPYILVTWTDMMRGAFILAHELGHAGHFYLAGKNQAFINTRPSTYFVEAPSTLNELLLAEHLLSKTNDARMRSWIITQLLGTYYHNFVTHLLEGEFQRKVYQLAEEGTPLTANILSEQKLQTLENFWRDAVEFDEGAGLTWMRQPHYYMGLYPYTYSAGLTVSTAVAQQIKSEGKPAVDRWLDVLKAGGTEKPLHLIQQAGVDMSKPDAINQAVNYVASLIDELEVAQH, from the coding sequence ATGAAGTCCGGAGTAAAAAGTTTAGATCGTGCAGACATGGCTGTGGATGAGACATGGGATTTAACTGATTTATTTATTAACCATGCCGCCTGGGAAAAAGAGTTAGATACAATCCAAAAGGAAATAACCTCTGTTACACAATATAAAGGAAAAGTTGGGGAAAGTGCTTCAACTTTGCTTAGCTGCCTGACTGACTTTGAAGAATATCAAAAGAGACTTGTTCTTGTAGCCACATACGCCAATTTAAAAGCAAGCGCAGATGGAACAGATCCGACTAACCAACGAGATAGTGCAAAAGTGTCTGCAGCACTTTCCGCTATCAGTACCAAAATCTCTTTTGTTCAGTCCGAATTATTGAAGCTCGAACCTATTATGGTGGAAAATTATTTACGTGAGTTACCTGCACTCCTACCATATAAAAAGATGCTTGAAGATATATTGGAAAAGAAAAAACATATTCTTTCACCAGAAGTTGAAGAAACACTAGCTGCTCTTGGAGTAGTTCATGATGCACCTTATATGATATACCAACGCAGCAAATCTGCTGACATGCGCTTTTCTCCAATTACCATAGATGATAGTAGTGAATTGCCTATGTCAGCTGCTTTATATGAGGACAAATATGAATTATCAGCAGACCCATCTATCCGACGTAAAGCATACCAATCTTTTATTCATACCTTGGAGCAGTATAAAAATACCTATGCAGCAACATATGCTACTGAAGTGTCTAAACAGGTGACTATGTCTCGCTTACGTTCCTATGAATCTGTCACAGATATGCTGTTACACCCACAACAAGTAACCAAAGAAATGTATCATCAACAGCTAAATGTAATCCAAGACAAGCTTGCTCCCCATATGCAACGATATGCCAAGCTAAAGAAGGAAAAGTTAGGGTTGGATAAATTGCATTATTATGATTTAAAAGCTCCGTTGGATCCTGCCTTTAATCCCGAAACAAGCTATGATGAAGCAAAAACAACTATTTTAGAAGCTTTGCAAGTAATGGGACCAGAATATAGTAAGATTATGGAGGATGCTTTAACTAATCGATGGGTGGACCGTGCTAATAATAATGGTAAAGCGAGTGGGGCCTTCTGTTCTAGTCCGTATGGTGTCCATCCTTATATTTTAGTTACCTGGACGGATATGATGAGAGGTGCTTTCATCCTTGCACATGAATTAGGCCATGCCGGGCATTTCTATCTTGCTGGTAAAAACCAAGCATTTATCAACACACGCCCTTCAACCTATTTTGTAGAAGCACCCTCTACATTAAATGAATTGCTATTGGCAGAGCACTTGCTTTCCAAAACGAATGATGCACGTATGAGAAGCTGGATAATCACACAACTATTAGGAACCTATTATCACAACTTTGTTACCCATCTTTTGGAAGGAGAATTCCAACGAAAAGTATACCAATTGGCAGAAGAAGGCACGCCTTTAACTGCTAACATTCTCTCAGAGCAAAAACTACAAACATTGGAAAATTTCTGGAGGGATGCTGTCGAGTTTGACGAAGGCGCGGGTTTGACTTGGATGCGTCAACCACATTACTATATGGGTCTTTATCCATATACATACTCTGCAGGGTTAACTGTTTCAACTGCTGTAGCACAGCAAATAAAGTCAGAAGGAAAACCAGCTGTTGACCGCTGGCTGGATGTGTTAAAAGCCGGTGGAACAGAAAAACCTCTCCATCTAATTCAACAGGCTGGGGTAGACATGTCCAAGCCTGATGCCATTAATCAAGCTGTTAATTATGTCGCTTCGTTAATTGATGAATTGGAAGTAGCACAGCATTAA
- the hemE gene encoding uroporphyrinogen decarboxylase, translating into MAKKINDTIIRAYKGEKTDYTPAWFMRQAGRSQPEYRELKKKYSLFEITHQPELCAYVTRLPVEQYGVDAAILYKDIMSPLPALGVDVEIKSGIGPVINNPITNMQDVERLGSINPKADVPYVLETIRILTEEQLEVPLIGFSGAPFTLASYMIEGGPSKNYSKTKAFMYRDSAAWFALMDKLADMVITYVEAQIEAGAKAIQIFDSWVGTLNAADYRIFIKPVMTRIFSELRQYDVPLIIFGVGARHLLMEWNDLPVDVIGLDWRTSMKEARDMGVTKVLQGNLDPTLLLTEWETIEKRTKAILDEGKEQGNHVFNLGHGVTPDIKPETLKKLTELIHSYSHN; encoded by the coding sequence ATGGCAAAAAAGATAAATGATACGATTATTAGAGCTTATAAAGGTGAAAAAACAGATTATACTCCTGCATGGTTTATGCGACAGGCTGGAAGGTCACAGCCAGAGTATCGTGAGTTAAAGAAAAAATATTCTCTATTTGAGATTACACATCAACCGGAGTTATGCGCCTATGTTACACGTCTTCCTGTTGAGCAATATGGAGTAGATGCAGCAATTTTATACAAAGATATTATGTCTCCTCTTCCTGCTTTAGGGGTAGATGTGGAGATTAAATCGGGGATTGGACCAGTTATCAATAATCCGATAACGAATATGCAAGATGTGGAGCGTCTTGGCTCAATCAATCCTAAAGCAGATGTTCCTTACGTTTTGGAAACGATCCGGATCCTTACTGAAGAACAACTTGAGGTTCCTTTGATTGGTTTTAGTGGAGCTCCTTTTACATTAGCAAGCTATATGATTGAAGGTGGTCCTTCTAAAAACTATAGTAAAACAAAGGCGTTTATGTACCGCGATTCAGCTGCATGGTTTGCATTAATGGATAAACTTGCCGATATGGTAATTACTTATGTTGAAGCACAAATTGAAGCAGGCGCTAAAGCGATCCAAATTTTCGACTCATGGGTCGGCACGTTGAATGCGGCAGATTACCGTATATTCATTAAACCCGTTATGACTAGGATCTTTTCCGAGCTAAGACAATATGATGTCCCACTAATCATATTTGGAGTAGGGGCACGACATTTGCTTATGGAATGGAATGATCTGCCTGTGGATGTGATCGGGTTGGATTGGCGTACGTCTATGAAAGAAGCGAGAGATATGGGGGTCACAAAGGTGCTGCAAGGTAACCTGGATCCAACCTTACTACTAACAGAATGGGAAACCATAGAAAAACGAACCAAAGCCATTCTGGATGAAGGAAAGGAACAAGGCAACCATGTATTTAATTTAGGCCATGGGGTAACGCCTGACATTAAACCGGAAACATTGAAGAAGCTAACAGAGTTGATTCATAGTTATTCACATAATTAA